One window of Phalacrocorax carbo chromosome 1, bPhaCar2.1, whole genome shotgun sequence genomic DNA carries:
- the CPOX gene encoding oxygen-dependent coproporphyrinogen-III oxidase, mitochondrial — MAAARLFRGVAVGLGAAAAAGGRRALGSAPPGVAAGRGVRRAALAAAAAGALGGLGLGLWRWQQAAMAVSEEEEEGEDELWQRFMAPPVSGLRELRRRRRELRSRMELLIMETQAEVCRALAALDPGAAFAVDTWERKEGGGGISCVLQDGEVFEKAGVNVSVVFGLLSEEAARQMRSRGKSLKAKDGKLPFCAMGVSSVIHPKNPHVPTMHFNYRYFEIEEADGTKQWWFGGGTDLTPTYLNEEDAIHFHKTLKEACDKHDLKLYPKYKKWCDDYFYIKHRGERRGIGGIFFDDVDSPSKEEVFQFVKSCAKAVVPCYIPIVKRHCHDSFTPEEKLWQQLRRGRYVEFNLVYDRGTKFGLLTPGSRIESILMSLPLTARWEYMHTPPESSKEAEILEVLRNPKDWVH; from the exons ATGGCGGCGGCGCGGCTGTTCCGCGGGGTCGCCGTCGGTctcggagccgccgcggcggcggggggccggcgggcgCTGGGCTCGGCTCCGCCGGGGGTGGCGGCGGGCCGCGGGGTTCGGCGGGCcgcgctggcggcggcggcggcgggggcgctaggcgggctggggctggggctgtggcgGTGGCAGCAGGCCGCGATGGCGGTgtccgaggaggaggaggagggtgaggaTGAGCTGTGGCAGCGGTTCATGGCGCCTCCGGTGAGCGGGCTGCGGgagctgcggcggcggcggcgggagctgcGGAGCCGCATGGAGCTGCTCATCATGGAGACGCAGGCGGAGGTGTGCCGCGCCCTGGCCGCCTTGGACCCCGGCGCCGCCTTCGCCGTCGACAcctgggagaggaaggaag GCGGGGGCGGCATCAGCTGCGTGCTGCAGGACGGCGAGGTCTTCGAGAAGGCGGGTGTGAACGTGTCCGTCGTCTTCGGGCTCCTGTCCGAGGAAGCAGCGCGGCAGATGCGGAGCCGGGGGAAGTCTCTGAAGGCCAAAGACG GGAAACTGCCTTTTTGCGCCATGGGTGTGAGCTCTGTTATCCATCCAAAGAACCCTCACGTTCCGACCATGCACTTCAACTACAGATACTTTGAAATTGAAGAAGCAGATG GAACAAAACAGTGGTGGTTTGGTGGTGGGACTGACCTCACTCCAACTTACCTGAACGAAGAGGACGCCATTCATTTTCACAAGACTCTGAAAGAAGCCTGTGACAAGCATGATCTGAAGCTGTATCCCAAGTACAAGAAATG GTGTGATGACTACTTCTATATCAAGCACCGTGGTGAGCGAAGAGGAATCGGAGGCATATTCTTTGACGACGTGGACTCTCCCTCCAAGGAGGAAGTATTCCAGTTTGTGAAGAGTTGTGCCAAAGCTGTTGTGCCTTGTTACATTCCCATTGTGAAGAGGCACTGCCATGACTCATTCACACCAGAGGAGAAACTATGGCAGCAGCTTCGGAGAGGACG ATACGTGGAGTTCAATCTGGTTTACGACAGAGGTACAAAGTTTGGCCTCCTGACACCAGGATCAAGAATTGAAAGCATTCTTATGTCTCTGCCACTGACTGCAAG